One Nostoc sp. CENA543 genomic window, ATGATGTGGTATATAAGAGTATTTATAAGATTTTTTACTGTTGTCGAAATTATAGATTTTTCTGATTAAAATCGCCCCATCTGTGAGGGCAAATTTACTATCAATACCTAATGTTTTAGCTGATAGCGGCCCACGGACACAATAAATTTTATAAGAATCATCTAGCTGGAGTGTTCCCTGTCCGTAGCCTACCCCTGTACCGAATACCACACGGAACCGAGCATTATTTGTCCTCTGTGACAATCTATCATTAAGGAGAGTACCTATACCTATAAAAGCTGAACTTTCATCATTATCTAATACTCCCGGAATCAACTCATCCCACAGCCAGTTATTTAGTTGATCGCCAAAGTTATTTTCTTGATAATAAAACAGTTTCATAGGTTTTCTTGGTAATTATGTGAATAGCTGATGGCAAATAACAAATATAGCCAAAAGATGAGTTAAAGTTAACCATTTCATCTTTTGGCTATAATTTGGATATTCTAAGATAAGGAATCTAAATCTAGAGATTGCATTCCTTGTTCTTTTGCAAAAACCAGCATACTTCCCAATTGCAACCAAACTAATAAACAAGTAAGCAGACTCATCGGTAAACCAATTCCTAAAGCCAAAAGCTGAGGAAATCCGAATATTTCTAAACCTGATGAGAGAAATAAACAAACTCCTACAGTAATGCCCAGAAAAGGTACAGATAAAATTTGCTTAAATGCCGAATTATTAGGGGAGTTTTCTGTACTATTAATTTGCCATTTCTGAACAATTGCCTTCAACGTCCCAGATAAAGCTAGACCAGAAGTGACAGACATAAATAAGCCGAAGAACAGCAGAAAATAGGGTGGTTGTAATGAGTAATAGTACATGAAAACTACCAGTGGATATTAAAAAATGAATGGTCTAATTAAAACACTAAAAACCGTTAATTTTCAATTTTGATTTGCTGATTTGGGGTCAATCAAGAAGGCTAAATTGGCAGCCTTCGGTAGGATAGCTGCGACCCCTTCTCTGGAGAAATTGGTTAATAACCCGATCGCCACATTGAAAAGACGGTCGGGTTGCAGGTCATCTTTCACTAATGACCACAGGCGTTGCACTTCTTCGGTATGCAGACGATCATCCTCTGTCAAGGCTAAGACTAACTGACGACGGAGGAATTTACCTTCGTCAGATAAAAGATACTGCAAACCCATCTGTGCTGTCGGTAAGACATCAAAATTGCTATCGGTACGAGCGATCGCAATTAAGTTTTCTAGTCGTTGCCACTGGAATTTACCATCTCTAAACAACACATTCAGTAATCGCCGTCTGAGTTCTGGTGATTCTCCTGTGAGTAATCGTCTCGCCACATAAGGATGACCCACCTCCACAATTTTGAAATTGCGATTCAGACTGAGGGCGATTCCTTCCTGTGTCACTAGAGAACGGATAATCAAGGCAAATTTAGCCGGGACGCGAAACGGATATTCATACATCAGTTCCGAAAACTCATCAGTGATGGTTTTAAAGTTGAAGTCCCCGACGTTTTTCCCAATAGCGTTACCCAACACCGCCTCCAAAGCTGGGACAATGGGACAAATATTAGTCTCTGGAGTCAAAAAACCCAGTTTGACAAAATCTGTCGCTAGATCGTCGTAGTCTTGATTGACTAGATGCACTACTGCATCTACGAGGGTTTCTTTGGTGGTTTCTTCTAGCTGATCCATCATGCCAAAGTCAATGTAAGCCATGCGACCATCGGGCATAGCAAACAAATTCCCTGGGTGGGGGTCAGCGTGAAAGAATCCGTATTCTAGTAACTGTTGTAGTCCCGATGTCACCCCGATGCGGATAATAGCTTCTGGATCTAAGCCGGCTTCCCGAATTTTGGCTGTATCCGTCAATTTAAAGCCGTTAATCCACTCCAAGGTTAAAACTCGGCTGCTAGTGTATCGCCAATAAATAGTGGGGACTTTGACTTGTGGATCATTGCGGAAATTGTGGGCAAATTTTTCCGCGTTGCGTCCTTCATTGAGATAATCGATTTCTTCAAATAACTTAGTACCGAACTCGTCCACAATCAATGTGAGATCGTGACCCAGATTTAATGGTAGCCAGGGAGCTAACCAAGCAGCCAACCAGCGCATTAAGTGTAGGTCAAGGGTGAGAATGGGACGCAGGTTTGGACGCTGTACCTTGACGGCGACTTCTTCACCACTGTGTAAACGCCCTTTGTAGACTTGACCCAAACTAGCCGCAGCTACGGGAGTGGGGGAAAGTTCGCTGAATACTTCAGAAATGGGCTTACCTAATTCAGTGGTGATAATGCGATGCGCGATCGCATTATCAAACGCTGGGAGTTTATCTTGGAGTTTGATCAGTTCGTCTAAGAAATCTTTGCGAATTAAATCAGGACGGGTGGAAAGAGCTTGACCAACTTTAATAAATGTTGGGCCGAGTTTCGTGAGCAATTCTCTTAACTGAGTCGCACGTTTTTCTCGGTTTTGTTCAGCCCGATTTTGCCATTCATCCCATTTCAAACCGAAAATAAAGGTGGCAAAAGACCAACTGATTTTGAATAAACGACCCCAAACTAACCAAGGACGGTAGCGATAGTAACGAGCGATTGTGTCTGGACTGTAGCGTTTTAGCTGACCAGGTTGATACTGACCCACGCCTTTTTTTGCCTCTTCTACTACTACGGGAAAATGAAAATTTAATCTTTTCTTCAGATTTTCAGTTGTTCAATAACTGAAGTATAAGTAATTTTTGATACACATAAAAATACAATGACACAATAACAGTTAGCCAACAACTTTGACTTTGCTAAGTTATTTGTATCTTTACTCTTAATTATACTTTATAAAAGTACAGAAAATTTCTGTTCGTTGTGATTCATCCGCAATAAACGGGAATTGTATAATCAAAGACTTTGTTCCCTTGATGTAGTGATTACGGACTAGTTTTCATGAAATTAATTACAATCTTCACTAATCGCCGATGGCGGTTACGTATCTTTGCGGTTGCTACTAGTTTAATAGCTACCCTATTACTTACGCAAGTTGTCACACCCTCACAAACTCTGACGCGAGATAAATATCTGTGGCCATTTGCCCCCACCTCGATTTGGAATATGCCCATAGGCTCAGGCGCACGCTACAAACCTGCATATATTCAAAAGGCATATTGGGCAGGTGCAGACACCATTCATCTATACAAACTCAAAGCGAGTGATCCTTTGCGTTCCGTGTACGCCCCTGGGAGTTGGGAAGTGAGATGTTCAGGGACAAGGAAGACCACTATTTCCGTTTTGCCTGTTCCCGATAGCTTAATAGTCCCTGATACCGTTGACACATCCACACCTAACAACAGCTCCGCCTTTTTGATGCCGGATGGTAGAACCATACAACAACTCAATCCCTTAGCACGTTGTCAAAAGAGCGGGCCAGTATACGGTTATGCTCACAGTAAACCCGTTGATATTTATGGTGACGGTATTACTGGTTCACACGGTGGCTCTGGTCTTTCTGCCATTGGTGGCACAATTCGCAAAGGTGAATTAATTGGCAGTCAACCAATTCGGCACGCCTTGAAAGTTTTGTTGGATAGTAAAAAATACTACTATTATTCTCAGTCTATTCCCGGTTATCGATGGCCAGCAGACCGAGCAGATCAGGTAGCCCCCACAGACTATAAAGGCAGAAACCCAGCTTTAGTGATGGGGTCTTTACTAGCGATACCATCTTGGGTGACAGAAGCCAGCTTAAACTTGCAAACACCAGCCGCGAAAAAGCTATTTTATGCTCTGCAAAATTACGGTGCATATGTAGTTGATAACGCTGGATGGGATTGTCACTACATAGCGGTAGAAAAAGGGGTAAATGAAGAGTTTAAACAGATCTATGGTTACAGCATGGTAGGCAAAGATGGGCGATTTTATGAAGAT contains:
- a CDS encoding AarF/ABC1/UbiB kinase family protein encodes the protein MGQYQPGQLKRYSPDTIARYYRYRPWLVWGRLFKISWSFATFIFGLKWDEWQNRAEQNREKRATQLRELLTKLGPTFIKVGQALSTRPDLIRKDFLDELIKLQDKLPAFDNAIAHRIITTELGKPISEVFSELSPTPVAAASLGQVYKGRLHSGEEVAVKVQRPNLRPILTLDLHLMRWLAAWLAPWLPLNLGHDLTLIVDEFGTKLFEEIDYLNEGRNAEKFAHNFRNDPQVKVPTIYWRYTSSRVLTLEWINGFKLTDTAKIREAGLDPEAIIRIGVTSGLQQLLEYGFFHADPHPGNLFAMPDGRMAYIDFGMMDQLEETTKETLVDAVVHLVNQDYDDLATDFVKLGFLTPETNICPIVPALEAVLGNAIGKNVGDFNFKTITDEFSELMYEYPFRVPAKFALIIRSLVTQEGIALSLNRNFKIVEVGHPYVARRLLTGESPELRRRLLNVLFRDGKFQWQRLENLIAIARTDSNFDVLPTAQMGLQYLLSDEGKFLRRQLVLALTEDDRLHTEEVQRLWSLVKDDLQPDRLFNVAIGLLTNFSREGVAAILPKAANLAFLIDPKSANQN